A single Triticum dicoccoides isolate Atlit2015 ecotype Zavitan chromosome 2A, WEW_v2.0, whole genome shotgun sequence DNA region contains:
- the LOC119359122 gene encoding probable calcium-binding protein CML46, producing the protein MADATAPRPFLRRVLSFREPLQLQLIPYLVGFLGTVASAFFHSYASFLQSFARSIVVPSPAAYAKCAYATSSAAHVAPCCEDVHAEEEEEDEELRKEEVEAIMARIGLGVTAAGDGLSATLGHAEVSRLFDAEEPSFAEVRRAFAVFDGDADGFIGAADLQGALARLGFPEVDAAACRAMISSTCGSRDGRMNLFQFVRFLEDGLC; encoded by the coding sequence ATGGCAGACGCGACCGCGCCGCGACCGTTCCTCCGCCGCGTGCTCTCGTTCCGGGAGCCGCTGCAGCTCCAGCTCATCCCCTACCTCGTCGGCTTCCTCGGCACCGTCGCGTCCGCCTTCTTCCACAGCTACGCCTCCTTCCTGCAGTCCTTCGCCAGGTCCATCGTCGTCCCGTCGCCGGCCGCTTACGCCAAGTGCGCGTACGCAACCTCGTCGGCGGCGCACGTCGCACCGTGCTGCGAGGACGTCCacgctgaggaggaggaggaggacgaggagctgaggaaggaagaggtggaggcgaTCATGGCCAGGATCGGGCTGGGAGTGACCGCCGCCGGGGACGGTCTGAGTGCCACGCTGGGCCACGCCGAGGTGTCACGGCTGTTCGACGCCGAGGAGCCGAGCTTCGCGGAGGTGCGGCGCGCGTTCGCCGTGTTCGACGGCGACGCGGACGGGTTCATCGGCGCGGCGGACCTGCAGGGCGCCCTGGCGAGGCTCGGGTTCCCGGAGGTCGACGCCGCCGCGTGCAGGGCCATGATCTCGTCGACCTGCGGGTCCAGGGACGGCAGGATGAACCTGTTCCAGTTCGTCCGGTTCCTCGAGGACGGCCTCTGCTGA